The following proteins are co-located in the Gossypium hirsutum isolate 1008001.06 chromosome A02, Gossypium_hirsutum_v2.1, whole genome shotgun sequence genome:
- the LOC107943394 gene encoding LOW QUALITY PROTEIN: plastidic ATP/ADP-transporter (The sequence of the model RefSeq protein was modified relative to this genomic sequence to represent the inferred CDS: inserted 1 base in 1 codon), translating into MEAVLQTRCLLSLPPNPTRVRVRSLLNPSQGLKQRLFASKPLGLSDLSLSYKEVPSFVAKPNGLSPKGKNFIRKAEAAAATDDQPLFGETQKPKFLGIELVTLKKIIPLGLMFFCILFNYTILRDTKDVLVVTAKGSSAEIIPFLKTWVNLPMAIGFMLLYTKLANVLPKKALFYTVIVPFIXLFGAFGFMLYPLSNYIHPEALADKLLAVVGPRFLGPLAILRIWSFCLFYVMAELWGSVVISVLFWGFANQITTVDEAKRFYPLFGLGANIALIFSGRTVKYFSNLRKNLGPGVDGWAISLKGMMSIVVLMGLAICFLYWWVNKFVPLPTRSMKKKEKPKMGTMESLKFLVSSKYIRDLATLVVAYGISINLVEVTWKSKLKAQFPSPNEYSSFMGDFSTATGIATFTMMLLSQFIFDKYGWGAAAQITPTVLLLTGVGFFSLILFGDPLGLTLAKFGMTPLLAAVYVGAMQNIFSKSAKYSLFDPCKEMAYIPLDEDTKVKGKAAIDVVCNPLGKSGGALIQQFMILTFGSLASSTPYLGGILLVIVLAWLAAAKSLDTQFTALRQEEELEKEMERAAVKIPVVSETGNGTLAGGSLLNQAVGDSTGSTSNSKQYLENKQQE; encoded by the exons ATGGAAGCTGTTTTACAAACCAGATGTCTTCTCTCATTGCCACCAAACCCAACCAGAGTGAGAGTCAGAAGCCTTTTGAACCCATCACAAGGCTTGAAGCAGAGGCTTTTTGCTTCAAAACCCTTAGGCCTTAGTGATTTATCTCTATCTTATAAGGAAGTTCCAAGCTTTGTTGCCAAGCCAAATGGGTTGTCCCCAAAAGGGAAGAACTTCATTCGCAAGGCTGAGGCTGCTGCTGCAACTGATGACCAGCCTTTGTTTGGTGAAACTCAGAAACCTAAGTTCTTGGGTATTGAGCTTGTGACTCTTAAGAAAATTATCCCACTTGGCTTAATGTTCTTTTGTATCCTTTTCAATTATACAATCCTTAGGGATACAAAGGATGTATTGGTTGTGACAGCTAAAGGAAGCAGTGCtgaaattataccatttttaaagACATGGGTTAATTTGCCTATGGCTATTGGGTTCATGTTGTTATACACAAAGCTGGCTAATGTGTTGCCAAAGAAGGCCCTTTTCTACACTGTCATtgttcctttta gcctttttgGTGCATTTGGGTTCATGTTGTATCCTCTCAGCAATTACATCCACCCTGAAGCACTTGCTGATAAGCTTCTTGCAGTGGTTGGACCTAGATTTCTGGGTCCTCTTGCAATTTTGAGGATTTGGAGTTTCTGTTTGTTCTATGTCATGGCTGAACTTTGGGGCAGCGTGGTTATTTCTGTTCTCTTTTGGGGGTTTGCCAATCAG ATAACGACTGTAGATGAAGCAAAAAGATTCTATCCTCTGTTCGGACTTGGAGCCAATATTGCCCTTATTTTCTCAGGTCGAACTGTTAAGTACTTTTCTAATTTGAGGAAAAATTTGGGTCCCGGAGTTGATGGTTGGGCCATCTCCTTGAAGGGAATGATGAGCATTGTGGTATTAATGGGGCTGGCCATCTGTTTCCTTTACTGGTGGGTGAATAAGTTTGTTCCTCTTCCCACACGTAGTATGAAGAAGAAG GAAAAGCCTAAAATGGGAACAATGGAGAGCTTGAAATTCTTGGTGTCTTCCAAGTACATTCGGGATCTTGCTACTTTAGTGGTTGCATATGGTATTAGCATCAACCTTGTCGAAGTTACCTGGAAATCGAAGCTCAAAGCTCAG TTTCCAAGTCCGAATGAGTACTCCTCCTTCATGGGTGACTTCTCAACTGCTACTGGGATAGCGACGTTTACTATGATGCTACTAAGTCAATTTATATTCGACAAATATGGATGGGGTGCTGCAGCCCAGATTACACCCACTGTCCTGCTTCTAACTGGAGTCGGTTTCTTTTCCTTGATATTATTTGGTGATCCACTTGGACTTACACTTGCAAAGTTCGGTATGACTCCACTTCTTGCAGCCGTTTATGTTGGTGCCATGCAAAACATTTTCAGCAAAAGTGCAAAGTACAGTTTGTTTGATCCGTGCAAAGAAATGGCATATATTCCGCTGGACGAGGATACCAAG GTTAAAGGGAAGGCCGCCATTGATGTTGTCTGCAATCCGTTGGGGAAGTCTGGGGGTGCTCTTATTCAGCAGTTTATGATCTTGACCTTCGGGTCTCTTGCAAGTTCAACCCCATACCTTGGAGGGATTCTACTGGTGATTGTTCTTGCATGGCTAGCAGCAGCCAAGTCCCTGGATACACAATTCACCGCATTGCGTCAGGAAGAAGAGCTCGAGAAAGAGATGGAAAGAGCAGCCGTTAAGATCCCAGTTGTGTCTGAAACTGGAAACGGCACCCTTGCCGGTGGCTCATTGCTAAACCAAGCAGTAGGTGACTCGACTGGAAGTACATCCAACTCCAAGCAATATTTAGAAAACAAGCAGCAGGAATAA